A genomic region of Sulfobacillus acidophilus DSM 10332 contains the following coding sequences:
- a CDS encoding ABC-type transporter, integral membrane subunit (PFAM: Binding-protein-dependent transport system inner membrane component~COGs: COG1173 ABC-type dipeptide/oligopeptide/nickel transport systems permease components~InterPro IPR000515~KEGG: aac:Aaci_1898 binding-protein-dependent transport systems inner membrane component~PFAM: Binding-protein-dependent transport systems inner membrane component~SPTR: Binding-protein-dependent transport systems inner membrane component), which yields MTESPRRRSQWHEWWSIFRSDRRPLVGLILLAVLVAASLAAPWLTPYNPSATVFTPFLPPSGHHWLGTTANGQDVFAQFVYGGRISLAVGFVSGFVATALAVLLGMLPAYWGGRVDTIFATFTNIMLVIPGLPLLIVITAYVHQTGPFTIALVIGLTGWPWGARILRSQTLSLAQRDFVVAARLAGENRLTILLAEILPNMLSLVAANFVFATIAAILAEASLEFLGLGNPNAVTWGTMLYWAQTGQALLNGAWWWFVPPGLGIALVGLSLSLINFGIDQISNPRLRVSNVRRQRSEPGRPALPSQQKVGEPL from the coding sequence GCCGAAGCCAATGGCATGAATGGTGGTCGATATTTCGAAGTGATCGGCGCCCCCTCGTCGGTCTCATTCTGTTGGCCGTTTTGGTGGCGGCCAGCCTAGCCGCTCCCTGGCTCACCCCTTATAACCCTTCCGCGACCGTCTTTACCCCTTTTCTACCGCCAAGTGGCCACCATTGGTTAGGCACGACCGCCAACGGTCAGGACGTCTTCGCCCAATTTGTCTATGGCGGCCGCATTTCCTTGGCGGTCGGGTTCGTGTCCGGTTTCGTGGCGACCGCCTTGGCGGTTTTGTTAGGCATGCTCCCGGCGTACTGGGGCGGTCGGGTCGACACGATTTTCGCGACGTTTACCAATATTATGCTGGTCATCCCAGGACTGCCGCTGTTGATTGTCATCACCGCCTATGTGCATCAAACCGGGCCCTTTACCATCGCCCTGGTCATCGGACTCACGGGATGGCCCTGGGGTGCTCGCATCTTACGTTCGCAAACCTTGTCCCTGGCTCAACGCGATTTTGTGGTGGCCGCCCGTCTAGCCGGAGAAAACCGCTTAACCATTTTGTTGGCCGAAATTTTACCCAATATGCTCTCCCTGGTCGCCGCCAACTTCGTGTTTGCTACCATCGCGGCCATTTTGGCCGAAGCCAGTCTCGAATTTTTAGGACTCGGCAATCCCAATGCGGTGACCTGGGGCACGATGCTCTATTGGGCACAGACCGGGCAAGCCCTCTTAAACGGAGCCTGGTGGTGGTTTGTGCCCCCGGGTCTGGGCATTGCGCTGGTCGGCTTGAGCCTTTCGTTAATTAACTTCGGCATTGATCAAATCTCGAATCCGCGTTTACGCGTCTCGAACGTCCGACGGCAACGGTCCGAGCCCGGGAGGCCGGCCCTACCGTCACAACAGAAGGTAGGCGAGCCGCTATGA
- a CDS encoding oligopeptide/dipeptide ABC transporter, ATPase subunit (PFAM: ABC transporter; Oligopeptide/dipeptide transporter, C-terminal region~TIGRFAM: oligopeptide/dipeptide ABC transporter, ATP-binding protein, C-terminal domain~COGs: COG0444 ABC-type dipeptide/oligopeptide/nickel transport system ATPase component~InterPro IPR010066:IPR003593:IPR003439:IPR013563~KEGG: aac:Aaci_1897 oligopeptide/dipeptide ABC transporter, ATPase subunit~PFAM: ABC transporter-like; Oligopeptide/dipeptide ABC transporter, C-terminal~PRIAM: Nickel-transporting ATPase~SMART: ATPase, AAA+ type, core~SPTR: Oligopeptide/dipeptide ABC transporter, ATPase subunit;~TIGRFAM: Oligopeptide/dipeptide ABC transporter, ATP-binding protein, C-terminal) — protein sequence MTYPLELQQLRVFYRTRDGEVAALRNVSLSINAGEIVGLVGESGSGKSTLGLAVMRLLKPSAARVTGSVHVGGQDLYSLTDDALRLTRWRHIAMVFQSSMNALNPVLSVESHFRDTFLAHDPTMRKSAIQTKTAELLELVRLNPAVAHNYPHELSGGMRQRVVIALALALNPSVLILDEPTTALDVVVQRAILDQIRHIQQQRRLAVLFITHDFMLVSSLADRIAVLYAGELMEVTAEVTGDTALHHPYTKGLMRAAPRLLGTRVTIESIPGEPPDMRTLPPGCPFYDRCSQRLPRCQKTPLPPRTGETFIRCHLVDDSITVHHDIGGDPS from the coding sequence ATGACATATCCTTTAGAGCTTCAGCAACTCCGTGTGTTCTACCGGACCCGCGATGGTGAGGTGGCGGCCCTGCGAAACGTGAGCCTCTCGATTAATGCCGGGGAAATTGTGGGCTTAGTGGGCGAATCGGGCAGCGGCAAATCCACGTTGGGCTTGGCCGTGATGCGTCTTTTGAAGCCGTCCGCCGCTCGTGTCACGGGGTCGGTGCATGTCGGCGGGCAAGATTTATACAGCTTGACGGATGACGCATTACGGCTGACGCGCTGGCGCCACATCGCCATGGTTTTTCAAAGTTCCATGAATGCGTTAAATCCGGTTCTCTCGGTGGAGTCCCACTTTCGCGACACGTTTTTGGCTCACGATCCGACCATGCGAAAGTCGGCGATCCAAACAAAAACCGCCGAATTGTTGGAGTTGGTTCGCCTGAACCCCGCCGTCGCCCACAACTATCCGCATGAATTATCCGGGGGAATGCGGCAACGCGTCGTCATCGCCTTGGCGCTGGCCTTAAACCCGAGCGTCTTGATTTTAGACGAGCCGACCACCGCCTTGGATGTGGTCGTTCAACGGGCCATTTTGGACCAAATCCGCCACATTCAACAACAACGCCGGTTAGCCGTCCTTTTCATCACCCACGATTTCATGCTGGTGTCGAGTCTAGCCGACCGCATCGCCGTTCTTTATGCCGGCGAACTGATGGAGGTGACCGCCGAGGTGACCGGCGATACCGCCCTCCATCATCCCTATACGAAAGGGCTCATGCGCGCGGCTCCACGCTTGCTCGGAACCCGGGTGACGATTGAAAGTATACCGGGGGAACCGCCGGACATGCGGACCTTGCCGCCCGGCTGTCCTTTTTACGATCGCTGCAGCCAGCGGCTCCCGCGCTGCCAAAAGACGCCTCTTCCCCCGCGAACCGGGGAGACGTTTATCCGTTGCCATCTCGTAGACGACAGTATCACCGTCCATCATGATATAGGAGGCGACCCGTCGTGA